In the Phaeobacter gallaeciensis genome, one interval contains:
- a CDS encoding Lon protease family protein, with amino-acid sequence MSDTALSPDELRRVCDPTEFEFATTADLEPLEGPLGQGRGMEAIRLSAQMKHRRFNLYVQGPRGSGRKSAVLRVLEEEAASRPIPKDWVYVQNFEDADQPNAICLPRGQGVRLRNAMARLLEELANHIPALLVSEDYQNKRMALEQDYNARREEAFDALRQKAEARNVAILSTPMGFSLAAKRDDEIVKPEVIEKLPEEERIQIRDAVAEIQSELEDFLLDQPELEREQRDALTRLNAEMARIAVDAAVDRACRGFVEIDELGPYFTALRDDLVAHADLFLSLDLGRSKAPFPAGLAALREDPQFHRYHVNVVVTHEGDADRAPVVEESLPTLANLTGQIDYMAMQGVLVTDFTQIKPGALHRANGGFLVLDARRVLAEPLAWDALKRCLETEAVHVITPGERLGLISTTTMKPEPIPLDVRVVLVGDRMLHMLLAEYDPDFDKFFRVTADFGPDMVRDADSIALFARRLAALVEEEALRPVTADGVAALIDAASRASADQEKLSLRIETLWDILREGNHYARQEGAEAISAKHVNGAITAAEERRGLIRDRMREMIAREQILISTRGSEIGQINGLTVSALGEESFGAPVRITARVRVGSGRVVDIEREAKLGGPIHSKAVLILSGYLAARYVPDAPLSLWASLVFEQSYGGVEGDSASLAELCALMSALAEVPISQSFAVTGSVNQMGDVQPIGGVNEKIEGFFEVCRTEGLTGRQGVLIPRSNVENLMLKPEVVEAVRAGQFQIHAVSHVDEAIEQLTGLPAGLRDLHGAFEDGSVNANIEVKLLDFAQTRAAMGGSYEAPNSPDPED; translated from the coding sequence ATGTCTGATACGGCACTGTCGCCCGATGAACTGAGACGGGTCTGCGATCCGACGGAGTTCGAGTTTGCAACCACCGCCGATCTTGAGCCGCTTGAAGGGCCGCTGGGCCAGGGCCGGGGAATGGAGGCGATCCGCCTGTCGGCGCAGATGAAACACCGCAGGTTCAATCTTTATGTGCAGGGTCCACGGGGCAGTGGCCGTAAATCCGCCGTGCTGCGCGTGTTGGAGGAAGAGGCCGCCAGCCGCCCCATTCCAAAGGACTGGGTCTATGTGCAGAACTTTGAGGACGCCGATCAGCCCAACGCCATTTGTCTGCCGCGCGGGCAGGGCGTGCGGCTGCGCAACGCGATGGCCCGGCTGCTTGAGGAGTTGGCCAATCATATCCCGGCGCTGCTGGTGTCCGAAGACTACCAGAACAAGCGGATGGCGCTGGAGCAGGATTACAATGCGCGGCGCGAAGAGGCCTTTGATGCGCTGCGTCAGAAGGCCGAAGCCAGGAATGTCGCGATCCTGAGTACGCCGATGGGGTTTTCCCTGGCCGCAAAACGCGACGATGAGATCGTCAAACCGGAGGTGATCGAAAAGCTGCCCGAAGAAGAGCGGATACAGATCCGCGACGCGGTTGCGGAAATTCAGAGCGAGCTGGAGGATTTCCTTCTGGACCAGCCCGAACTGGAGCGGGAACAGCGCGATGCGTTGACCCGGCTCAATGCGGAAATGGCGCGGATCGCAGTGGATGCCGCCGTCGACAGGGCCTGTCGCGGTTTTGTCGAGATTGACGAGCTTGGTCCGTATTTCACGGCCCTGCGGGATGATCTGGTGGCCCATGCGGATCTGTTCTTGTCACTGGACCTGGGGCGCTCCAAGGCGCCGTTTCCCGCCGGGCTGGCTGCCTTGCGCGAGGATCCGCAGTTTCACCGCTATCATGTCAATGTTGTGGTGACCCATGAGGGAGATGCGGACCGGGCGCCGGTGGTTGAGGAAAGCCTGCCGACGCTGGCCAATCTGACGGGGCAGATCGACTACATGGCGATGCAGGGTGTGCTGGTCACCGATTTTACCCAGATCAAACCGGGGGCATTGCATCGGGCAAACGGGGGCTTTCTGGTGCTGGACGCCCGCCGGGTGTTGGCGGAACCCCTGGCTTGGGATGCGCTGAAACGCTGTTTGGAAACAGAGGCGGTCCATGTGATCACCCCGGGTGAACGGCTGGGGCTGATTTCGACCACCACGATGAAACCCGAACCGATCCCGCTGGATGTGCGGGTTGTGCTGGTTGGGGATCGTATGCTGCACATGCTGCTGGCGGAATACGATCCGGATTTTGACAAGTTCTTCCGCGTGACCGCTGATTTCGGGCCTGACATGGTGCGCGATGCGGACAGTATTGCGCTGTTTGCCCGCCGGCTTGCGGCGCTGGTGGAGGAAGAGGCGCTGCGCCCGGTGACCGCTGATGGTGTGGCGGCGCTGATCGATGCCGCCTCGCGCGCCTCGGCGGATCAGGAAAAGCTGAGCCTTCGGATCGAGACCTTGTGGGATATCCTGCGTGAAGGCAATCACTACGCCCGCCAGGAGGGCGCTGAGGCCATTTCGGCAAAACATGTGAATGGCGCCATCACTGCTGCCGAAGAACGCCGTGGTCTGATCCGCGACCGGATGCGCGAGATGATCGCGCGGGAGCAGATCCTGATTTCCACCCGGGGCAGTGAAATCGGTCAGATCAACGGGCTGACCGTTTCGGCGCTGGGCGAAGAAAGCTTTGGCGCGCCGGTGCGGATCACCGCCCGCGTTCGCGTAGGGTCCGGACGTGTTGTTGATATTGAGCGCGAGGCCAAGCTGGGCGGCCCGATCCATTCCAAGGCGGTGCTGATCCTCTCTGGCTACCTGGCGGCGCGCTATGTACCGGACGCACCCCTGTCGCTTTGGGCCAGCCTCGTTTTCGAGCAAAGTTATGGCGGCGTCGAAGGCGACAGCGCGTCGTTGGCAGAGCTCTGCGCCCTGATGTCGGCCCTTGCCGAGGTGCCAATCTCACAGTCCTTTGCGGTGACCGGATCGGTGAACCAGATGGGCGATGTCCAACCCATTGGCGGCGTGAATGAGAAGATCGAAGGGTTTTTCGAGGTCTGCCGTACCGAGGGGCTGACAGGCCGTCAGGGGGTTCTGATCCCGCGCAGCAATGTGGAGAACCTCATGTTGAAACCCGAGGTGGTGGAGGCAGTGCGCGCCGGGCAGTTCCAGATCCACGCGGTCAGCCATGTGGATGAGGCCATCGAACAGCTGACCGGCCTGCCTGCCGGGCTGCGTGATCTGCACGGGGCCTTTGAAGACGGGTCGGTCAATGCCAATATCGAGGTCAAACTGCTGGATTTCGCACAGACGCGCGCTGCCATGGGTGGATCATACGAGGCGCCGAACTCTCCGGATCCAGAGGACTGA
- a CDS encoding phosphoribosyltransferase, with the protein MTLFKDRTDAGQALAAELSGKGYQDPVILALPRGGVPVAAEVARALNAPMDLIMVRKIGAPEQPELAVAAVVNGSEPKIVTNREIARSFGLAAADIKRMSQPRLEEIRRRRDVYLKGRKQVPLRGRTAIVVDDGIATGATVRASLRAVRARKPARLVLAVPVAPRDVAESLRDEVDELICLKMPFPFGSIGRFYSDFSQTSDGEVVRLLDAAAKATSAETP; encoded by the coding sequence ATGACGCTTTTCAAAGATCGAACAGATGCGGGGCAGGCCCTTGCGGCCGAACTGTCTGGCAAAGGGTATCAAGACCCGGTGATCCTTGCGCTGCCGCGCGGCGGCGTTCCAGTCGCGGCCGAAGTTGCGCGCGCGCTGAATGCCCCGATGGATCTGATCATGGTCCGCAAGATCGGCGCTCCTGAGCAACCCGAACTCGCTGTGGCGGCAGTGGTGAACGGCTCGGAGCCAAAGATTGTCACAAACCGGGAAATCGCCAGATCCTTTGGCCTTGCGGCGGCGGATATCAAACGGATGTCACAGCCCCGGTTGGAGGAAATCAGGCGCCGCCGGGACGTCTATCTGAAAGGGCGCAAGCAGGTGCCGCTTAGGGGGCGGACGGCGATTGTCGTGGATGATGGCATCGCCACCGGGGCCACGGTCCGGGCTTCGCTGCGGGCCGTGCGTGCGCGCAAACCGGCGCGGCTGGTGCTGGCGGTGCCGGTGGCGCCGCGCGATGTCGCCGAGAGTTTGCGCGACGAAGTGGATGAGCTGATCTGTCTGAAAATGCCTTTTCCTTTCGGTTCAATTGGGCGCTTCTACAGCGATTTTTCGCAGACCTCGGATGGAGAGGTCGTCCGCCTTCTGGATGCGGCGGCCAAGGCAACCTCCGCAGAAACGCCCTGA
- a CDS encoding CobW family GTP-binding protein, with protein MIDSRLPMTVIGGYLGAGKTTLINRLLSAPHGQRLMVLVNDFGAINIDAELLHSADEDTLTLTNGCVCCTMGADLFMAIADVLDRDPRPDHLIVEASGIADPQKIANAAVAEPEMRFGGIVTVVDAGSYQSLSSDTLIGPQIRDQVACADLVLVSKVDEIPSAVALGLAADSRSAPVLLSDADHVAELLLLQPDPGSKPQRRTRPHPDYMHWHYSADIVLSREELALIVETRPPGLFRIKGFVRGRPGRGWLIQVVGQDVSITPADVPGDTHLVGIGLSAQVTVQDCEVWWQGAEQLSVAPAKAD; from the coding sequence ATGATTGACAGCCGCCTGCCAATGACCGTGATCGGGGGGTACCTCGGAGCGGGCAAGACCACGCTGATCAACCGCCTTCTATCGGCACCGCATGGCCAGCGTCTGATGGTTCTGGTCAATGATTTCGGCGCCATCAATATCGATGCCGAACTTCTGCACAGCGCCGATGAGGATACGCTGACCCTGACCAATGGCTGCGTCTGCTGCACCATGGGGGCGGACCTTTTCATGGCGATTGCCGATGTGCTCGACCGCGATCCGCGCCCGGATCACCTGATCGTCGAGGCCAGCGGCATTGCTGATCCGCAAAAGATTGCCAATGCCGCCGTGGCAGAGCCAGAGATGCGTTTTGGCGGCATCGTGACCGTGGTCGATGCGGGCAGCTATCAGAGCCTTTCCAGCGATACGTTGATCGGCCCGCAGATCCGCGATCAGGTGGCCTGCGCTGATCTGGTGCTGGTCAGCAAGGTGGACGAAATTCCTTCGGCGGTGGCCCTTGGGTTGGCCGCCGACAGCCGGTCGGCCCCGGTTCTGCTGAGCGATGCAGACCATGTGGCCGAACTGCTGCTGTTGCAGCCGGACCCTGGCAGCAAGCCGCAGCGGAGGACACGGCCACACCCGGATTACATGCATTGGCATTACAGCGCGGATATCGTTCTCAGCCGGGAGGAACTCGCCCTGATCGTTGAGACCCGCCCACCCGGCTTGTTCCGGATCAAGGGGTTCGTGCGTGGCAGGCCGGGGCGGGGCTGGCTTATTCAGGTGGTTGGGCAGGACGTTAGCATTACTCCGGCTGACGTGCCCGGTGACACGCATCTGGTCGGGATCGGCCTCTCCGCTCAGGTCACGGTGCAGGACTGTGAGGTATGGTGGCAGGGGGCAGAGCAGCTCTCTGTGGCACCTGCCAAGGCGGATTGA
- a CDS encoding amidohydrolase, whose amino-acid sequence MSKITVFKAKKIITQDPNTPVATHVAVQDGKILAVGDADCAQQWGAVERDDSLSHAVLMPGFVEGHAHMMAGAMWNYAYAGYHDRIDPDGRMWSGMTDIGEVIFGLTEYAGSLGEDVPLIGWGFDPIFLPTERLNRHHLDEISTTRPIAIIYSNFHLMCVNSKALELAGYSRETNAEGVLKDPDGSPTGELQEMAAMFPVMRRLGIDFRSLAQQAPSIRTYGEVAKRAGVTTIADLFSTMEDSDLDVMLEVTGAPDFPVRIVPAQGAMGATPEQIAARAKDLRARSTDKLRLGAVKLMTDGSIQGWTARVKWPGYVGGQPNGIWNTAPDQIYALCEVMQREGVQMHIHVNGDEASEVAIDAIEAALRRAPGQGHRHVLQHCQMMGRDQFERCAELGICTNIFANHIWYFGDQHAEATIGEDRALRMDSCRSALDAGVHMTIHSDAPVTPLAPLFTAWCAVNRQTMSGRTLGAAQQITVEEALHAITLGAAYTLRLDDEIGSIETGKKADFAVLGEDPTAVDPVALKDVPVLGTVSGGQVHLL is encoded by the coding sequence ATGTCAAAAATCACTGTTTTCAAAGCAAAAAAAATCATCACTCAGGATCCGAACACTCCGGTAGCGACCCATGTCGCGGTGCAGGACGGTAAAATTCTGGCTGTTGGCGATGCCGATTGCGCGCAGCAATGGGGCGCTGTCGAACGCGATGACAGCCTCAGTCATGCGGTGCTGATGCCCGGTTTTGTCGAAGGTCATGCTCATATGATGGCTGGGGCGATGTGGAACTATGCCTATGCCGGATATCACGACCGGATCGACCCCGACGGGCGTATGTGGTCGGGCATGACGGACATTGGCGAGGTGATTTTCGGCCTCACGGAGTACGCCGGATCTCTGGGTGAGGACGTGCCACTGATCGGCTGGGGATTTGATCCGATTTTCCTGCCCACCGAGCGGCTGAATCGGCACCATCTGGATGAAATCAGCACCACCCGCCCGATTGCCATCATCTATTCCAATTTCCACCTGATGTGCGTGAACTCGAAGGCGCTGGAGCTGGCGGGATACAGCCGGGAAACAAATGCCGAAGGGGTTCTAAAGGATCCTGACGGCAGCCCGACCGGCGAGTTGCAGGAAATGGCAGCAATGTTCCCGGTGATGCGTCGGCTTGGCATCGATTTCCGCAGCCTGGCCCAGCAGGCGCCATCGATCCGGACCTATGGCGAGGTCGCCAAACGCGCGGGCGTCACCACCATCGCAGATCTCTTCTCTACCATGGAAGACAGCGATCTGGATGTCATGCTCGAGGTGACGGGCGCACCGGATTTCCCGGTCCGCATCGTGCCTGCGCAGGGTGCAATGGGGGCAACGCCCGAACAGATCGCCGCCCGGGCCAAGGATCTGCGCGCCCGCTCCACCGACAAGCTGCGCCTCGGGGCGGTCAAGCTGATGACCGATGGTTCGATCCAGGGCTGGACCGCGCGGGTGAAATGGCCCGGCTATGTGGGCGGACAGCCCAATGGCATCTGGAACACTGCACCCGATCAGATCTACGCCCTGTGCGAAGTGATGCAGCGTGAAGGCGTGCAGATGCATATCCACGTCAACGGTGACGAAGCTTCTGAGGTCGCCATTGATGCCATCGAGGCGGCTCTGCGCCGGGCGCCGGGGCAGGGGCATCGCCACGTGCTGCAGCATTGCCAGATGATGGGGCGTGATCAGTTCGAACGCTGTGCGGAACTGGGGATCTGCACCAATATCTTTGCCAATCATATCTGGTACTTCGGGGATCAGCACGCAGAGGCAACCATTGGCGAGGATCGCGCCCTGCGGATGGATTCTTGCCGGAGCGCGCTGGACGCAGGTGTGCATATGACGATCCATTCCGATGCCCCGGTAACGCCGCTGGCGCCGCTGTTCACCGCATGGTGCGCCGTCAATCGCCAGACCATGAGCGGCCGGACCCTGGGCGCGGCGCAACAGATCACGGTGGAAGAGGCCCTGCATGCGATCACCCTTGGCGCGGCCTATACTCTGCGCCTTGATGATGAGATCGGCAGTATCGAGACTGGTAAGAAAGCCGATTTCGCAGTGCTGGGGGAGGACCCGACCGCGGTGGACCCGGTGGCGCTGAAGGACGTGCCGGTTCTGGGCACAGTGTCGGGCGGTCAGGTGCATCTGCTGTGA
- a CDS encoding LysR family transcriptional regulator, producing the protein MRFTLKQLRYFDAALRTGSIARAAVEMNISQSSITAAIDMIEQTTGTELLRRLPARGIVPTSSGLAVGERVQEFLEQSRIFESDLMSLTGDLAGTLRMGCYAPTAPYVLPPILKRISEDYPSISIELKEGDMQSIADLLSSGAIDVALTYRRTTPEAQPFIPMFRATPIALIPDESPLAQKPEVDLQDLAELPMILLDLPGTRAYFCSLFEARGLRPNIAHTTKSSSVLRGLVAANFGYALMNICGPNDRVGQSGYVARPIKGDLESPQYGVAYTPASQKSAIVKSVLASCREVAERGDFDDLLFSNPQETPSSVHIFR; encoded by the coding sequence ATGCGTTTCACGCTCAAACAACTTCGCTACTTCGATGCGGCGCTGCGGACCGGCTCCATCGCACGGGCCGCTGTCGAGATGAATATTTCGCAATCCTCGATCACCGCAGCCATCGACATGATCGAGCAAACGACGGGCACTGAACTCTTGCGGCGGCTGCCCGCGCGCGGGATCGTACCAACCAGCAGCGGGCTGGCCGTAGGCGAGCGGGTTCAGGAGTTTCTTGAACAATCCAGGATTTTTGAATCGGATCTGATGTCCCTGACCGGTGATCTGGCAGGGACCCTGCGAATGGGTTGTTATGCCCCGACCGCACCTTATGTGCTGCCGCCGATCCTGAAGCGGATTTCCGAAGACTACCCGTCGATCAGTATCGAGCTGAAAGAGGGCGACATGCAGTCGATTGCCGATCTGCTGAGTTCCGGCGCCATTGATGTGGCGCTGACCTACCGGCGCACCACGCCGGAGGCGCAGCCTTTCATTCCGATGTTCCGGGCCACACCGATTGCACTGATCCCCGACGAGTCACCCTTGGCCCAAAAGCCGGAGGTCGATCTTCAGGATCTGGCGGAACTGCCGATGATCCTTCTGGACCTACCGGGGACACGTGCCTATTTTTGCAGCCTTTTCGAAGCCCGTGGCTTGCGCCCGAATATTGCGCATACCACCAAAAGCTCGTCTGTCCTGCGGGGGCTTGTTGCAGCGAACTTTGGCTATGCGCTGATGAATATCTGCGGCCCTAACGACCGCGTCGGACAAAGCGGCTATGTCGCCCGCCCGATCAAGGGCGATCTGGAATCACCACAATATGGAGTGGCTTACACGCCTGCGTCACAAAAATCTGCCATCGTGAAATCGGTTCTGGCCTCCTGCCGCGAGGTGGCGGAGCGCGGGGATTTTGATGATTTACTGTTTTCTAACCCGCAGGAAACACCCTCCTCTGTTCACATCTTCCGCTAA
- a CDS encoding ABC transporter substrate-binding protein, with the protein MKLMSRLLGAAAFAALSSTALPAFADGGTLVIASSQVPRHLNGAVQSGIATAVPSTQIFASPIRYDENWEPQPYLAKSWETSEDGLTVTLNLVDNATFHDGEPITSEDVAYSILTTKENHPFKSMFAPVESIDTPDAHTVVINLSNPHPALLLALSPALAPVLPKHVFDDGQDIKSHPMNSKPVGSGPFMLEEFKAGEAIVLKKNPNFFLDGRPKLDEIIVRIIKDPSALLIAMENGEADMYPFMAGSQEIRRLEKADHLGVTAEGYAAVGPLNWLAFNTASPKLSDVRVRQAIAYAVDRDFITKALHRGVSTPQRGPIIESSPFFDESIPAYDADLDKAKALMAEAGFADGMELTIDFIPGPKEQQQSIAEYMKSQLKKIGIAVTVRAAPDFPTWAGRVGGHDFELTMDIVFNWGDPVIGVHRTYLSDNIRQGVIWSNTQQYANAKVDELLNAAAIESDPAKRKELYAEFQQIVANDLPVYWINALPYHTAYDKKLMNVPTGIWGTMHPMDMVSWGE; encoded by the coding sequence ATGAAACTCATGTCACGCCTCTTGGGCGCGGCCGCATTTGCCGCACTATCCTCTACCGCCCTGCCCGCATTTGCCGACGGTGGCACGCTGGTCATCGCCTCCAGTCAGGTGCCGCGACACCTGAACGGCGCGGTGCAATCGGGCATCGCAACCGCCGTGCCGTCGACGCAGATTTTTGCCTCGCCCATCCGTTATGACGAAAACTGGGAGCCGCAGCCCTATCTGGCGAAAAGTTGGGAAACCTCCGAGGACGGCCTGACCGTCACGCTGAACCTGGTCGACAATGCCACCTTTCACGACGGAGAGCCGATCACCTCGGAAGATGTGGCCTATTCCATCCTGACCACAAAGGAAAACCACCCTTTTAAATCCATGTTCGCACCGGTCGAAAGCATCGACACGCCAGATGCGCATACGGTTGTGATCAACCTCAGCAATCCGCACCCGGCGCTGCTGCTGGCGCTGTCGCCCGCGCTGGCTCCAGTCCTGCCCAAGCACGTGTTCGACGATGGGCAGGACATCAAATCCCACCCGATGAATTCCAAACCTGTCGGGTCCGGCCCCTTCATGCTGGAGGAATTCAAGGCAGGCGAGGCCATCGTTCTGAAGAAGAACCCAAATTTCTTCCTCGACGGGCGCCCCAAGCTGGATGAGATCATCGTCCGCATCATCAAGGATCCCTCGGCGCTGCTGATCGCGATGGAAAACGGCGAAGCGGATATGTACCCCTTCATGGCCGGCAGCCAGGAAATCCGCCGCCTTGAAAAAGCCGACCATCTGGGTGTCACCGCCGAAGGCTATGCTGCGGTTGGTCCGCTCAACTGGCTGGCCTTCAACACCGCCTCGCCCAAGCTGAGCGACGTGCGGGTGCGTCAGGCGATTGCCTATGCGGTGGATCGCGACTTCATCACCAAGGCGTTGCACAGGGGCGTTTCCACGCCGCAACGGGGTCCGATCATCGAAAGCTCGCCCTTCTTTGACGAGAGCATCCCCGCCTATGATGCCGATCTGGACAAGGCAAAGGCCCTGATGGCCGAAGCCGGGTTTGCTGACGGGATGGAACTGACCATTGATTTCATCCCCGGCCCCAAAGAACAGCAGCAGTCGATTGCCGAATACATGAAATCGCAGCTGAAAAAGATCGGCATTGCCGTCACCGTGCGCGCCGCGCCGGATTTCCCGACCTGGGCCGGCCGGGTTGGCGGCCATGACTTCGAACTGACGATGGATATCGTGTTCAACTGGGGCGACCCGGTGATCGGGGTGCACCGTACCTATCTCAGCGACAACATCCGCCAAGGCGTGATCTGGTCCAACACCCAGCAATACGCCAATGCAAAGGTCGATGAACTGCTGAACGCCGCCGCCATCGAAAGCGATCCGGCCAAGCGCAAAGAGCTTTATGCAGAGTTCCAGCAGATCGTCGCAAACGACCTGCCGGTCTACTGGATCAACGCGCTGCCCTATCACACGGCATATGACAAGAAACTGATGAACGTTCCTACTGGCATCTGGGGCACCATGCACCCGATGGACATGGTCTCCTGGGGCGAATGA
- a CDS encoding ABC transporter permease, producing the protein MNASFLIRRIGYGLVLMLGVVVLNFLLIRLAPGDPAVVIAGEMGGATEEMLESIREEYGLNKPLITQLGIYVGNVVTGDLGESFFFNQPVATLIAQRILPTILLVVTAQVLSIIIGVFLGVIAARKPNGVMSAFVSVFATIGYAVPVFWTGIMLIILFASVLPIFPVEGMQSVKLRDAGIFVQALDVLHHLALPAFTLAIIYLAQYARLSRASMLEVLGSDYIRTAKAKGASQRSILFKHALRNAALPILTVAGLQFGNLISGALLVETVFNWPGMGRLAFDSILRRDYPTIMGVLFFASAMVVIANILTDMSYRLADPRLRGKS; encoded by the coding sequence ATGAATGCTTCGTTTTTGATACGCCGGATTGGCTATGGGCTGGTCCTGATGCTGGGTGTGGTGGTCCTGAACTTCCTGCTGATCCGCCTGGCGCCGGGTGATCCGGCAGTGGTGATTGCCGGGGAAATGGGCGGCGCCACCGAAGAGATGCTGGAAAGCATCCGCGAAGAATACGGGCTGAACAAGCCGCTGATCACGCAGCTGGGCATCTATGTCGGCAACGTGGTGACAGGCGACCTTGGCGAAAGTTTCTTCTTCAATCAGCCTGTTGCCACCCTGATCGCCCAGCGCATCCTGCCGACCATCCTGTTGGTAGTCACGGCTCAGGTCCTGTCGATCATCATCGGGGTTTTCCTGGGGGTGATCGCAGCCCGCAAGCCCAATGGCGTGATGAGCGCCTTCGTCTCGGTCTTTGCCACCATCGGATATGCGGTACCGGTGTTCTGGACCGGCATCATGCTGATCATCCTCTTTGCCAGCGTTTTGCCGATCTTCCCTGTCGAAGGTATGCAATCGGTCAAGCTGCGCGATGCGGGGATCTTTGTGCAGGCGCTGGACGTGCTGCATCACCTCGCCCTTCCGGCCTTTACGCTCGCCATCATCTATCTGGCGCAATACGCCCGGCTGTCGCGTGCCTCGATGCTTGAGGTGCTGGGATCCGATTACATTCGCACCGCCAAGGCCAAGGGCGCCTCGCAGCGCTCGATCCTGTTCAAACATGCGCTGCGCAACGCGGCCCTGCCGATCCTGACGGTGGCCGGCCTGCAATTCGGCAACCTGATCTCGGGCGCGCTGCTGGTGGAGACCGTGTTCAACTGGCCCGGCATGGGGCGGCTGGCCTTCGATTCCATCCTGCGCCGCGATTACCCAACCATCATGGGGGTCCTGTTCTTTGCCAGCGCCATGGTGGTGATCGCCAATATCCTGACGGACATGAGCTACCGACTGGCCGATCCGCGACTGAGGGGGAAAAGCTGA
- a CDS encoding ABC transporter permease, whose protein sequence is MEAWRMFRRNIPALFGVVLLTLIIGATLYGTFFYSGDPFDIVWAPHEPPGVTPEFPLGTDYLGRDIIAGMLTGGGPTLAVGAVAAAITMVIGIAMGALAGYYGGWVDNLLMRVTEFFQVLPALLFAMVLVTLLSPTLFTIAFAIGVVSWPQTARLTRAEFLKIKNLEYVTAARAIGARDKRIIWTVILPNALPPLIVSATLTVGVAILFEAGLSFLGLGDPNVMSWGLMIGANREYILDAWWPVTFPGLAIFFTVFAVSLIGDGLNDAFNPKLRER, encoded by the coding sequence CTGGAAGCCTGGCGGATGTTCCGCCGCAACATTCCGGCCTTGTTCGGGGTGGTGCTGCTGACCCTAATCATCGGCGCGACGCTATACGGCACCTTCTTTTACAGCGGCGATCCCTTCGACATCGTCTGGGCTCCGCATGAACCGCCCGGAGTGACGCCCGAGTTTCCCCTTGGCACCGACTATCTGGGCCGGGACATCATTGCGGGCATGCTGACCGGGGGCGGGCCGACCCTGGCGGTCGGGGCGGTTGCGGCTGCGATCACCATGGTGATCGGCATCGCGATGGGCGCCTTGGCCGGGTACTATGGCGGCTGGGTCGACAACCTCTTGATGCGCGTCACCGAGTTCTTTCAAGTGCTGCCTGCCCTTTTGTTTGCCATGGTGCTGGTAACGCTGCTGTCGCCCACCCTGTTCACCATCGCCTTTGCCATTGGAGTGGTTAGCTGGCCGCAGACCGCGCGCCTGACACGGGCCGAGTTCCTGAAGATCAAGAACCTTGAGTACGTCACCGCCGCCCGTGCGATCGGCGCCCGGGACAAACGCATCATCTGGACCGTGATCCTGCCCAATGCCCTGCCGCCGCTGATCGTCTCAGCCACGCTGACTGTGGGGGTCGCGATCCTGTTCGAAGCAGGGCTGAGCTTCCTTGGACTTGGCGATCCAAATGTCATGAGCTGGGGCCTGATGATCGGCGCCAACCGCGAATACATTCTGGACGCCTGGTGGCCGGTCACTTTCCCGGGGCTTGCGATCTTCTTTACCGTCTTTGCCGTCAGCCTGATCGGAGACGGGCTCAACGATGCCTTCAATCCAAAGCTGAGGGAACGATGA